One window of the Streptomyces sp. NBC_00259 genome contains the following:
- a CDS encoding polysaccharide lyase family 8 super-sandwich domain-containing protein codes for MEISRRRLLSALSAAGLLSVVPSRPATADEVAAGSARLLANTVAVFAGTAGTNARPETAAKLAAVVRAARTNLQLMDAAGEDELFAGLVLGTNEANLNTAFRRLYEIALATRTPGGAAPDLYGNTAVQRRVIDGLVHLHERYYGDQSKGYYGNWFHWEIGISQHVSRLLALLADEVQVYRPDLVRTYVASMDAYLRNGIEGDVNLDSRFHTGANLADITINRLLQGALLGDDARIRKALTDQLTVFATVDPYHLNHGVTDGCYADGSFIQHASVAYTGSYGKGLLTRVVQTLKILDGTGFAHGEELVPTVQGWVRNGFAPLIFEGWMMEIVKGRAVSRTDSGYTDVAVVVEAVVDLSSLASGVDAAALKSYVKHIRSTSHTALDPAGFVSPAAIVRYADIVADTTVVPADLNTPSRSVAFNAMDRTVHRRPGFAFALARSSGRISKYEYMNGENLMPWFQGDGAHYLYLSGQDQAQAYGVDYFTTVSPYGLAGVTAPVEQRRTIPELYGKPYYDNPGHPLNFTSSSESQNTYVYFPRGTNGHSGGAVLGAYGAAAMVQSDDVAFRDKGAGLLPDDFAVYRNATATKSWFLLDEEIVVLVAGVGDLDGRAVTTTLDARIAAPGDQVHVIGTARDGRPWTGAGTGDLQWLRYANATRGTAVGYVFLDTPQVRVALDTVTRSRRVVRTSNPDTAVTRSVFRVTVDQPTGAEPLGLAYALVPNAGEARLRSCPSGPLKVLANTPHLQAVTHTGLALTAANTFTPGRHEAGGMRIDGPASVILQHRRRDLTTVAVSDPTMERDTVTVLLRGRPLRESTSDGGVRVSPVHGGTRLEFNTRHVYGRSLTVTLRP; via the coding sequence ATGGAGATCTCGCGCAGACGCCTGTTGTCCGCTCTGTCCGCGGCGGGTCTTCTGAGCGTGGTTCCCTCGCGGCCGGCGACGGCGGACGAGGTCGCCGCCGGCAGCGCACGGCTGCTGGCCAACACCGTGGCCGTCTTCGCCGGGACCGCCGGGACCAACGCCCGGCCCGAGACGGCGGCCAAGCTGGCGGCCGTCGTCAGAGCGGCGCGGACGAATCTGCAGTTGATGGACGCCGCGGGTGAGGACGAGCTGTTCGCGGGGCTGGTGCTCGGTACCAACGAGGCCAACCTCAACACCGCCTTCCGGCGCCTGTACGAGATCGCGCTGGCCACGCGCACGCCTGGTGGCGCGGCCCCGGACCTGTACGGGAACACCGCCGTGCAGCGCCGGGTGATCGACGGTCTCGTCCATCTGCACGAGCGCTACTACGGCGACCAGTCGAAGGGCTACTACGGCAACTGGTTCCACTGGGAGATCGGGATCTCCCAGCACGTCAGCAGGCTGCTCGCGCTCCTTGCCGACGAGGTGCAGGTCTACCGCCCGGACCTCGTGCGCACCTACGTCGCATCGATGGACGCCTATCTCCGCAACGGCATCGAGGGGGACGTGAACCTCGACTCCCGCTTCCACACGGGCGCCAACCTTGCCGACATCACCATCAACCGACTGCTGCAGGGCGCGCTCCTCGGCGACGACGCGCGCATCCGCAAGGCCCTCACCGATCAGCTGACGGTCTTCGCCACCGTCGACCCGTACCACCTCAACCATGGTGTCACCGACGGCTGTTACGCCGACGGCTCCTTCATCCAGCACGCCTCCGTCGCCTACACAGGGTCGTACGGAAAGGGCCTGCTCACCCGCGTCGTCCAGACCCTGAAGATCCTCGACGGCACCGGCTTCGCGCACGGCGAGGAACTGGTCCCCACCGTCCAGGGCTGGGTCAGGAACGGCTTCGCGCCGCTGATCTTCGAAGGCTGGATGATGGAGATCGTCAAGGGGAGAGCCGTGTCACGGACGGACAGCGGCTACACCGACGTCGCGGTGGTCGTCGAGGCCGTCGTCGACCTCTCCTCCCTCGCGAGCGGCGTCGATGCCGCCGCCCTGAAGAGCTACGTCAAACACATCCGGTCCACCTCGCACACCGCCCTCGACCCGGCCGGCTTCGTCTCCCCGGCCGCCATCGTGCGCTACGCGGACATCGTCGCCGACACCACCGTCGTGCCCGCGGACCTCAACACCCCGTCGCGCAGCGTGGCCTTCAACGCCATGGACAGGACCGTGCACCGCAGGCCGGGATTCGCCTTCGCCCTCGCGCGCAGTTCCGGCCGGATCAGCAAGTACGAGTACATGAACGGCGAGAACCTCATGCCGTGGTTCCAGGGCGACGGGGCGCACTACCTCTACCTCTCCGGCCAGGACCAGGCCCAGGCATACGGAGTCGACTACTTCACCACGGTTTCGCCCTACGGCCTGGCCGGCGTCACCGCGCCGGTGGAGCAACGGCGCACGATCCCCGAGCTGTACGGGAAGCCGTACTACGACAACCCCGGCCACCCGCTGAACTTCACCTCGTCGTCCGAATCGCAGAACACCTACGTCTACTTCCCGCGCGGCACCAACGGGCACTCCGGCGGCGCCGTCCTCGGGGCGTACGGCGCGGCCGCGATGGTGCAGTCCGACGACGTCGCCTTCCGTGACAAGGGCGCGGGTCTGCTCCCGGACGACTTCGCGGTCTACCGCAATGCGACGGCGACGAAGTCGTGGTTCCTCCTCGACGAGGAGATCGTGGTCCTCGTCGCCGGGGTCGGCGACCTTGACGGGCGGGCCGTGACCACCACGCTTGACGCCCGCATCGCCGCGCCCGGCGACCAGGTCCACGTCATCGGGACGGCTCGCGACGGCCGGCCCTGGACCGGCGCCGGCACCGGTGATCTGCAGTGGCTGCGCTACGCCAACGCGACCCGGGGGACGGCCGTCGGCTATGTCTTCCTCGACACCCCTCAGGTGAGGGTCGCCCTGGACACGGTCACCCGCAGCCGCCGCGTCGTCCGCACCTCGAACCCCGACACCGCCGTGACCCGCAGCGTCTTCCGCGTGACGGTCGATCAGCCGACCGGAGCCGAACCCCTCGGTCTCGCCTACGCGTTGGTGCCGAACGCGGGCGAGGCCCGGCTGCGCTCCTGTCCGTCGGGGCCCCTGAAGGTGCTGGCGAACACCCCGCACCTGCAAGCCGTCACCCACACCGGCCTCGCCCTGACGGCCGCCAACACCTTCACGCCCGGCCGCCACGAGGCCGGCGGGATGCGCATCGACGGTCCCGCCTCGGTGATCCTCCAACACCGGCGACGCGACCTGACCACCGTCGCCGTGTCCGACCCGACCATGGAACGGGACACCGTCACCGTCCTGCTCCGCGGTCGGCCCCTGCGGGAGTCGACGTCGGACGGCGGCGTTCGCGTCAGCCCCGTCCACGGCGGCACTCGCCTGGAGTTCAACACCCGGCACGTGTACGGCCGGAGCTTGACGGTCACCCTGCGCCCTTAG
- a CDS encoding class I SAM-dependent DNA methyltransferase, with the protein MTSSELWTRATADRYDAEETEMSSAAVLGPTLALLAELAGDGRALEFAIGTGRVGVPLRESGVPVVGIELSEHMAAVLRRKIDEDMLPVVIGDMATTVVPGEFTLVYLVYNTITNLLTQDEQVECFRNAARHLRPGGRFVIELGVPPLRFLPPGQVAVPFDVSEQHLGFDTFDLVEQILVSHHFTRDADDGRYRRDHSRHRYAWPAELDLMARIAGLELERRVADWDGAPFTQDSAKHISVWRKPT; encoded by the coding sequence GTGACGAGCAGTGAGTTGTGGACGCGTGCGACCGCCGACCGCTACGACGCCGAAGAGACCGAGATGTCCTCGGCCGCCGTTCTGGGACCGACTCTCGCCCTCCTGGCCGAGCTCGCCGGAGACGGCCGGGCACTGGAGTTCGCCATCGGAACCGGACGGGTGGGCGTCCCGCTCAGGGAAAGCGGCGTGCCAGTAGTGGGCATCGAACTGTCCGAGCACATGGCAGCGGTCCTGCGGCGCAAGATCGACGAGGACATGCTCCCGGTCGTCATCGGGGACATGGCCACCACCGTCGTCCCCGGCGAGTTCACCCTGGTCTACCTCGTCTACAACACCATCACGAACCTGCTCACGCAGGACGAGCAGGTCGAGTGCTTCCGCAACGCCGCACGTCATCTGCGACCCGGCGGCCGATTCGTCATCGAACTGGGCGTGCCGCCGCTGCGCTTCCTGCCGCCCGGCCAGGTCGCGGTGCCGTTCGACGTCTCCGAGCAGCATCTCGGCTTCGACACCTTCGACCTGGTCGAGCAGATTCTCGTCTCGCACCACTTCACCCGCGACGCCGACGACGGCCGCTACCGCCGTGACCACTCCCGGCATCGGTACGCCTGGCCGGCGGAGCTCGACCTGATGGCGCGGATCGCCGGGCTCGAGCTGGAACGTCGCGTCGCGGACTGGGACGGGGCACCGTTCACCCAGGACTCCGCGAAGCACATCTCGGTATGGCGCAAGCCAACCTGA
- a CDS encoding family 78 glycoside hydrolase catalytic domain — protein MTNERETTQGRAWNRRNFLRASAAGAGAGVIGLSQDAVAAAGTGAPPEEGSREEGLLRVERTTVEYAESLLGTDVERPRLSWELSAPGKGARQSAYQIRVSLDEGEPGSRTVWDSGKVTSARTVGIPYAGPALRPRTRYHWQVRAWDAEGRPSAWSTSRWWETALADDDWQGYWIGAVAPPAPPGFDGASWIWSPGSTPQDAPAGTLWLRGTLELPHGAEVTAARLVATADDDFTLFLDGKEVLHQPEQTDAWRSAHLADVTEQVRGAGGRVVIAARATNRGDGAVNPGGLLVRLMVETGGDTRELITGPGWRCADEEQAGWQRPDFDDSGWAVAEVLAPYGEGAWGSGVAVRVPELPAPLLRRGFTVGKPVRRARLYLSGLAYYEAEINGRRVGRQVLDPGFTDYDETVLYAVHDVTDLISSGANAIGVTLGRGFFGMKTSSAWNWNKPPWHGEPRLLAQLEIDHRDGSRTSVATDGTWRMTEGPALSNSLYAGETYDARKNPVGWTELGFDDSGWQRPARQDPPKGTLRAQAHEAIEVIDTVRPVTVKAHGDDWIVDMGRTLAGWTRLKVGAGAGTVIRLVHGERLKADGSVQAENGNATGRCQTDEYICAGDRSEEVWEPAFSYKGFRYVQISGLPRKPEPDEVVGRVVHSAVRDTGGFRCSEPFFEQIERAMRRTVQNNLHGIPTDTPMYEKNGWTGDAQLGAPVMTYALGMQRFFTKWLGDLRDSQNEEGRLPVIVPSGGWGYRELAPAPEWTTVYPFVLREMYRVYGDERLIHEHLPAVVRYLDWELARLEDGLAVTALGDWLPPGHPGGIPPEDTRLTATAYLHRGLTDTAEMAALVGQDEVHQRFVTAAEGLMEAFNAAFLGPEGHYRTAKDPEYRQSSNCVPLAFGLVPAGARASVTASLLADIEKRGNHLNTGALGTSVLLRALSANGHSDVAHAVATQRTYPGWGYWFDNGGDTMWEMWELDSRSRDHYFMGTIVQWLYENVAGLRPGDEGYRTFTVRPDARVGVDWARTELHTVRGPAAVSWSRIDEVVRLTVRVPVGSTAEIHVPAATRGDAEVPKGVEFVRTEPGFAVFRAPHGEWHLRGRP, from the coding sequence ATGACCAACGAGCGTGAGACAACCCAAGGCCGTGCCTGGAACCGCCGGAACTTTCTCAGAGCGTCCGCGGCCGGCGCCGGAGCCGGTGTCATCGGCCTGAGCCAGGACGCGGTTGCCGCGGCCGGAACCGGAGCCCCGCCCGAGGAAGGCAGCAGGGAAGAGGGCCTGTTGCGCGTCGAACGCACCACTGTCGAGTACGCGGAGTCCCTGCTCGGCACCGACGTCGAAAGGCCGAGGCTGAGCTGGGAGCTGTCGGCTCCGGGCAAGGGCGCCCGGCAGAGCGCGTACCAGATCAGGGTGTCGCTCGACGAGGGCGAGCCGGGTTCTCGTACGGTGTGGGACTCGGGCAAGGTCACCTCCGCGCGCACCGTCGGCATCCCCTACGCCGGGCCCGCGCTCAGGCCCCGTACGCGCTACCACTGGCAGGTGCGGGCCTGGGACGCGGAGGGCCGGCCGTCCGCCTGGAGCACCTCCCGCTGGTGGGAGACCGCGTTGGCGGACGACGACTGGCAGGGGTACTGGATCGGCGCGGTCGCCCCGCCCGCGCCGCCGGGCTTTGACGGTGCGTCATGGATCTGGTCGCCCGGATCCACCCCGCAGGACGCCCCGGCCGGCACGCTGTGGTTGCGCGGCACGCTCGAACTGCCCCACGGCGCCGAGGTGACGGCGGCCCGGCTGGTGGCCACCGCCGACGACGACTTCACGCTCTTCCTCGACGGCAAGGAGGTGCTGCACCAGCCCGAGCAGACCGACGCCTGGCGCTCCGCCCACCTGGCCGATGTGACCGAGCAGGTCAGGGGTGCCGGGGGCCGCGTGGTGATCGCCGCCCGCGCCACCAACCGCGGCGACGGCGCGGTGAACCCCGGCGGCCTGCTCGTACGCCTCATGGTGGAGACCGGCGGCGACACGCGCGAACTGATCACCGGGCCGGGATGGCGCTGCGCCGACGAGGAACAGGCCGGCTGGCAACGGCCCGACTTCGACGACAGCGGCTGGGCGGTGGCCGAGGTGCTCGCGCCGTACGGTGAGGGCGCTTGGGGCAGCGGCGTCGCGGTGCGGGTGCCCGAGCTGCCGGCGCCGCTGCTGCGCCGCGGGTTCACCGTCGGCAAGCCGGTGCGCCGCGCCCGTCTGTACCTCAGTGGACTTGCCTACTACGAGGCCGAGATCAACGGCCGGCGGGTCGGCAGGCAGGTGCTCGATCCGGGCTTCACCGACTACGACGAGACGGTCCTCTATGCCGTCCACGATGTGACGGACCTGATCAGCAGCGGCGCCAACGCCATCGGCGTCACCCTGGGCCGTGGCTTCTTCGGCATGAAGACGTCCAGCGCCTGGAACTGGAACAAGCCGCCGTGGCACGGCGAGCCCCGGCTCCTCGCCCAGCTCGAGATCGACCACCGGGACGGCTCGCGCACCAGCGTCGCCACCGACGGCACGTGGCGTATGACCGAGGGCCCGGCCCTCTCCAACTCCCTTTACGCGGGCGAGACCTACGACGCCCGCAAGAACCCCGTCGGCTGGACCGAGCTCGGCTTCGACGACAGCGGCTGGCAGCGGCCCGCGCGGCAGGACCCGCCGAAAGGCACCCTGCGCGCACAGGCGCACGAAGCGATCGAGGTCATCGACACCGTACGGCCGGTCACGGTGAAGGCGCACGGCGACGACTGGATCGTCGACATGGGGCGCACACTGGCCGGCTGGACGCGTCTGAAGGTGGGGGCCGGTGCGGGCACCGTCATCAGGCTCGTGCACGGCGAGCGGCTCAAGGCCGACGGCAGTGTGCAGGCCGAGAACGGCAACGCGACCGGCCGCTGCCAGACCGACGAATACATCTGCGCCGGGGACCGGTCCGAGGAGGTCTGGGAGCCGGCGTTCTCGTACAAGGGCTTCAGATACGTCCAGATCAGCGGCCTGCCGCGGAAGCCCGAGCCGGACGAGGTGGTCGGCAGGGTGGTGCACTCGGCCGTGCGCGACACGGGCGGCTTCCGCTGCTCCGAGCCCTTCTTCGAGCAGATCGAGCGCGCGATGCGGCGGACGGTCCAGAACAATCTGCACGGCATTCCCACCGACACCCCGATGTACGAGAAGAACGGCTGGACCGGCGATGCCCAGCTGGGCGCGCCCGTCATGACGTACGCGCTCGGGATGCAGCGGTTCTTCACCAAGTGGCTCGGCGACCTGCGGGACAGCCAGAACGAGGAGGGCCGGCTGCCGGTGATCGTGCCGAGCGGCGGCTGGGGCTACCGGGAGCTCGCGCCGGCGCCCGAGTGGACCACGGTCTATCCGTTCGTGCTGCGCGAGATGTACCGGGTGTACGGCGACGAGCGGCTCATCCACGAGCATCTGCCCGCCGTGGTCCGCTACCTGGACTGGGAGCTCGCCCGTCTCGAGGACGGCCTCGCGGTGACGGCACTCGGCGACTGGCTGCCGCCCGGCCATCCCGGCGGCATCCCCCCTGAGGACACCCGGCTGACCGCGACCGCCTACCTGCACCGGGGGCTCACCGACACCGCCGAGATGGCGGCGCTCGTCGGCCAGGACGAGGTCCACCAGCGTTTCGTGACCGCCGCCGAGGGGCTGATGGAGGCCTTCAACGCCGCGTTCCTCGGCCCCGAGGGCCACTACCGCACGGCCAAGGACCCCGAATACCGGCAGAGCAGCAACTGCGTCCCGCTGGCCTTCGGACTGGTGCCGGCCGGTGCACGGGCGAGCGTCACCGCCTCGCTCCTGGCCGACATCGAGAAGCGCGGCAACCACCTCAACACCGGCGCCCTCGGCACCAGCGTCCTGCTGCGCGCCCTCAGCGCGAACGGCCACTCCGACGTCGCGCACGCCGTCGCCACCCAGCGGACGTATCCGGGCTGGGGCTACTGGTTCGACAACGGCGGGGACACCATGTGGGAGATGTGGGAGCTCGACTCGCGCTCCCGCGACCACTACTTCATGGGCACGATCGTGCAGTGGCTGTACGAGAACGTCGCGGGGTTGCGACCCGGCGACGAGGGCTACCGGACCTTCACCGTGCGGCCCGACGCCCGCGTCGGCGTCGACTGGGCGCGCACGGAGCTGCACACGGTCCGCGGGCCGGCGGCGGTGTCCTGGTCGCGCATCGACGAGGTCGTGCGGCTCACGGTGCGGGTGCCGGTGGGTTCGACGGCGGAGATCCATGTGCCCGCCGCCACGCGCGGAGACGCCGAGGTGCCGAAGGGCGTGGAGTTCGTACGCACCGAGCCGGGCTTCGCGGTGTTCCGGGCGCCGCACGGTGAGTGGCATCTCCGGGGGCGGCCGTGA